The Flammeovirgaceae bacterium genome contains a region encoding:
- a CDS encoding sigma-70 family RNA polymerase sigma factor yields the protein MEELDEGRFSSKALEDFRLIDEAVNNNDEQAFAKLMQRYKRPVYHMILKMVRNVDDAEDLTIESFAKAFRSLHRFKKDFTFSTWLFRIATNNTIDYIRKKRLNTLSIDNTYTDSDGDSVSLDVEDENLNPQEVTIKAQKEELMQVFVDKLPPKYQKLVRMRYFHELSYEEIAKELEAPLGTVKAQLHRARELMYEMVKNKRDHI from the coding sequence ATGGAAGAATTAGACGAAGGCCGATTTTCTTCGAAGGCGCTGGAAGATTTCCGTTTGATTGACGAGGCGGTGAATAACAATGACGAACAGGCCTTTGCCAAACTGATGCAGCGGTATAAGCGTCCGGTGTACCACATGATTTTAAAGATGGTGCGCAATGTTGACGATGCCGAAGACCTGACCATCGAGTCGTTTGCCAAGGCGTTTCGCAGCCTGCACCGGTTTAAGAAAGACTTTACCTTTTCAACCTGGCTGTTTCGGATTGCTACCAATAATACCATTGACTACATCCGTAAAAAAAGACTGAATACGCTGAGCATTGACAACACGTATACCGACAGCGATGGCGATTCGGTTTCGCTTGACGTGGAGGATGAAAACCTGAATCCGCAGGAAGTAACCATTAAAGCGCAGAAAGAAGAATTGATGCAGGTATTTGTTGATAAACTGCCGCCCAAGTACCAAAAGCTGGTACGCATGCGGTATTTTCATGAATTATCGTACGAAGAAATTGCCAAAGAGCTTGAAGCGCCCCTCGGCACTGTAAAGGCCCAATTGCACCGCGCCCGCGAACTGATGTATGAAATGGTTAAAAACAAACGTGACCATATTTAA
- a CDS encoding 1-acyl-sn-glycerol-3-phosphate acyltransferase, which yields MRFLNNSVNKIYTGWVILVFSVFMIILLPGILLPFLMGVRFTWIGYQFLWLWSWIFSQLTCIRYELYGKENIQRGKAYIFVSNHTSFLDIPGIRLMIPGEFRPIAKKELLKIPVFGFIVKAATVVVDRSNHESRKKSMEYAKRIINQGISMLIFAEGTQNRTSEILQPFKDGAFRIAIDTQTPILPLVVIGAGKLMPPGKLRMRPGTIKIIAGTEIAVNKYQPGDVSELKQQCFQAMLDLLQHHATDLQQIQS from the coding sequence ATGCGATTCCTGAACAATAGTGTTAATAAAATTTATACCGGTTGGGTTATCCTGGTATTCAGTGTATTTATGATTATCCTGCTGCCGGGAATTTTATTGCCGTTTTTGATGGGTGTACGATTCACCTGGATTGGCTACCAATTTCTATGGCTATGGTCGTGGATTTTCAGTCAACTGACGTGTATCCGTTATGAACTTTACGGAAAGGAAAACATCCAGCGTGGTAAGGCATACATTTTCGTGAGCAACCATACCTCCTTTCTGGATATACCGGGTATCCGCCTTATGATTCCAGGAGAGTTTCGCCCGATTGCGAAGAAAGAGCTGTTGAAGATTCCTGTTTTTGGGTTTATCGTAAAAGCAGCAACGGTAGTGGTTGATCGGAGTAATCATGAAAGCCGGAAGAAGAGCATGGAATATGCCAAGCGCATTATCAATCAAGGAATCTCAATGTTGATTTTTGCCGAAGGAACCCAGAACAGAACCTCGGAAATTCTGCAACCTTTTAAAGATGGCGCCTTTCGTATTGCCATCGATACCCAAACGCCCATATTACCGTTGGTTGTTATTGGTGCCGGCAAGCTAATGCCACCGGGTAAACTGCGCATGCGCCCCGGAACAATAAAAATAATTGCCGGTACCGAAATCGCGGTGAACAAGTACCAACCCGGTGATGTTTCTGAATTGAAGCAACAATGCTTTCAAGCTATGCTTGATTTACTTCAGCACCATGCTACGGATTTACAACAGATTCAGTCATGA
- a CDS encoding PQQ-dependent sugar dehydrogenase yields MNTCKKYWLIISLLVSWKAVSQQFPTGFISREVAANLDPTDLVVTPDQRVLITIKSGKILVAENDVLTSSVMLNIENQVDNFNERGLGHLVLDPNFELNNYYYVYYTEKNSNRNRVSRFTANGNSTLPGSEVVLLQLEPMAGSIHNGGDMVFGPDGKLYISTGDGANASLAQSKNSLLGKVLRMNPDGTVPDDNPFIHDPTFTGINKLIYALGFRNPFSMDIQPGTGKIFACDVGNSNWEEINEVLAGKNYGWPVIEGYRTTETPPANYQDPFYAYSHGDGCSIVGAAFYNPQTPQFPAGYVGKFFYADYCEGYIRQIDPTGGSPLPFATGINRPLAMAVNRTGAMYYLQRAGFGGGSPGDNTSTPDGSLWKVEYTGSGEPFIGSHPLPTLVSVGEDAVFTISVSGATPMTVQWQKDGVAIPGATGLSYTFPSAQLTDDGSAFRCVVTNAFGTATSNAAILHVTANARPQPQILTPVAGTLYRAGEPINFSGVATDNEDGSLPASQLTWKIDFHHNDHTHPALQAVTGISSGSYSVPRIGETDHNVWYRIYLTATDSEGLSKTVYQDVHPELTAFIVNTVPPGLTVYVDGQPKPAPQSVLSVIGVTRTLEAPVLQFNGADLYTFNQWSDPGLQRVFSFNAPADPVSFTAHFTAVPLGNGDGLLGNYFNQSRTFFMPSDLMRVDPVINFDWGADSPLTGTIPNNNFTARWEGFIQPPFTGNYTFYTLSDDGVRLWINHFLLIDKWIPQAATEWSGTMNLQAGELYPIKLEFFEDGGDAVMKLLWKSSLLPKQIIPQSQLYSAPITGIEKPGVNPGFVIYPTVVADELIVQSAFKSLTSWAISNLTGQTFITGSGMETFNICKGLDTLPPGVYIFKMGNQAKRFIKNR; encoded by the coding sequence ATGAACACCTGCAAAAAATACTGGCTTATTATCTCTTTGCTTGTTTCATGGAAGGCCGTGTCGCAGCAATTCCCCACCGGGTTTATCAGCCGGGAAGTTGCCGCTAATCTAGACCCGACCGATTTGGTTGTAACGCCCGATCAACGGGTTTTGATTACAATTAAAAGCGGCAAAATACTGGTGGCTGAAAATGATGTGTTAACCTCTTCGGTGATGCTGAATATTGAAAACCAGGTGGATAACTTTAACGAACGGGGGCTGGGCCACCTGGTGCTTGACCCGAACTTTGAACTGAACAACTATTACTACGTTTACTACACCGAAAAGAATTCAAACCGCAACCGGGTGAGCCGTTTTACTGCTAACGGCAACTCCACCCTGCCCGGCAGCGAGGTGGTTTTACTTCAGTTGGAACCAATGGCCGGCAGCATCCATAACGGTGGCGATATGGTTTTCGGGCCGGACGGAAAACTTTACATCTCTACGGGCGATGGGGCCAATGCGTCTCTGGCACAATCAAAAAACAGTTTGCTGGGCAAAGTGCTTCGGATGAACCCGGATGGTACCGTTCCGGATGATAACCCTTTTATTCACGATCCGACTTTTACGGGAATAAACAAACTGATCTACGCTTTGGGTTTCCGCAATCCTTTCTCGATGGACATTCAACCCGGCACCGGTAAAATTTTTGCCTGCGATGTGGGCAACAGTAATTGGGAAGAAATCAACGAAGTGCTGGCCGGGAAAAACTACGGCTGGCCTGTGATTGAAGGATACCGCACTACCGAAACTCCGCCCGCCAATTACCAGGATCCGTTTTATGCGTATAGCCACGGAGACGGCTGCTCCATTGTAGGAGCAGCGTTTTACAATCCGCAAACTCCGCAATTTCCTGCAGGCTATGTTGGAAAATTTTTTTATGCCGATTACTGTGAAGGCTATATCCGGCAGATTGATCCCACAGGAGGTTCGCCATTACCTTTTGCAACGGGTATTAACCGCCCTTTGGCGATGGCGGTGAACCGCACCGGAGCCATGTATTACCTGCAACGGGCAGGTTTCGGGGGCGGCTCTCCGGGAGATAATACCAGTACACCGGACGGATCATTATGGAAGGTGGAGTATACCGGCAGTGGCGAACCGTTTATCGGAAGTCATCCGCTACCAACGTTGGTTTCGGTGGGTGAAGATGCCGTGTTTACTATTTCTGTTTCTGGTGCTACCCCCATGACTGTGCAATGGCAGAAAGATGGTGTTGCTATTCCGGGTGCTACCGGACTCAGTTATACTTTTCCATCAGCCCAACTTACCGATGATGGTTCAGCTTTTCGTTGCGTGGTAACCAACGCTTTTGGCACCGCAACAAGTAACGCAGCAATTTTGCATGTTACGGCTAATGCACGCCCTCAGCCCCAAATACTAACCCCGGTTGCAGGAACTCTTTACCGGGCGGGTGAACCAATTAATTTTTCAGGAGTTGCAACCGATAATGAAGACGGCAGTTTGCCTGCTTCACAACTAACCTGGAAAATTGATTTCCATCACAACGATCATACTCACCCGGCCCTTCAGGCGGTTACCGGTATTTCATCGGGCTCCTACTCCGTTCCCCGCATTGGCGAAACTGATCATAACGTATGGTACCGTATCTACCTCACCGCCACCGATAGCGAAGGGCTAAGCAAAACAGTTTATCAGGATGTTCATCCTGAGTTAACGGCCTTCATTGTAAACACGGTGCCACCCGGGCTTACCGTTTATGTTGACGGTCAGCCCAAACCTGCTCCTCAATCGGTACTGAGTGTAATTGGCGTTACCCGCACACTTGAAGCGCCTGTGCTGCAATTTAATGGTGCAGACCTTTACACGTTTAATCAATGGAGCGACCCCGGCCTGCAGCGGGTATTTAGTTTTAACGCTCCGGCCGATCCGGTTTCATTTACTGCACACTTTACAGCCGTGCCGTTGGGCAACGGAGATGGATTACTGGGTAATTACTTTAACCAGTCGCGCACATTTTTTATGCCCTCCGATTTAATGCGAGTCGATCCCGTTATCAATTTCGACTGGGGAGCCGATTCGCCCTTAACCGGTACTATTCCAAACAACAATTTCACCGCCCGCTGGGAAGGCTTTATTCAGCCCCCGTTTACCGGCAACTACACGTTTTATACCCTGAGTGATGACGGTGTCCGGTTATGGATAAATCACTTTTTACTTATCGACAAATGGATACCCCAGGCTGCCACCGAGTGGAGCGGCACCATGAACCTGCAGGCAGGCGAATTATACCCGATAAAACTGGAGTTTTTCGAAGATGGCGGAGATGCCGTTATGAAGTTGCTTTGGAAATCATCGCTCTTACCAAAGCAAATCATTCCGCAATCGCAGTTGTATTCTGCACCCATTACCGGCATTGAAAAGCCGGGTGTCAACCCAGGCTTTGTAATTTATCCCACAGTAGTAGCCGATGAATTAATTGTGCAGTCAGCTTTCAAATCCCTCACCTCCTGGGCCATCAGTAACCTTACCGGTCAAACATTTATAACCGGTTCTGGCATGGAAACATTCAATATCTGCAAGGGACTGGATACGCTCCCTCCGGGAGTATATATTTTTAAAATGGGAAACCAGGCGAAACGGTTTATTAAAAACCGTTAA
- a CDS encoding glycosyltransferase produces the protein MICAHDEEKNLRNLIPALLQQDYPVFEVVVVDDRSNDGTYDYLRELSASDNRLRIVKVDHLPAHVNAKKYGITLGIKAASHEWILLTDADCTPYTTTWIVSMSRYMDENARFVLGYSPYEKQPGLLNLFIRYETLFTAIQYIGFAGLGMPYMGVGRNLAYRKSYFLANKGFNSIMNITGGDDDLYVNRHATAAITRVCTDVNAIVYSQPKKTVHDFLAQKKRHLYAGKKYRLKHKFLLGLFMGTQIFVWLTAFVLLGFGIQPVTVAALLLVRLFMLGLLTHRAGLRFGDPFPGYAVAILDILFAFYYLSTAPVALISKRVKWKN, from the coding sequence CTGATTTGCGCGCACGATGAAGAGAAGAACCTGCGGAACCTAATACCCGCCCTGCTTCAACAGGATTACCCCGTATTTGAAGTGGTGGTTGTTGACGATCGATCCAATGACGGCACGTACGATTACCTGCGTGAATTGTCAGCATCTGATAACCGCCTGCGCATTGTTAAGGTAGATCACTTACCCGCTCATGTTAATGCGAAAAAATATGGAATTACCCTGGGTATTAAGGCCGCCTCGCACGAGTGGATACTGTTAACCGATGCCGATTGTACTCCTTATACTACCACATGGATTGTCTCCATGAGCCGGTACATGGATGAAAATGCCCGGTTTGTACTTGGATATTCACCTTATGAAAAGCAACCTGGTTTGCTAAACCTGTTTATCCGGTACGAAACGTTGTTTACGGCCATCCAGTACATTGGCTTTGCCGGCCTGGGCATGCCCTACATGGGCGTTGGAAGAAACCTGGCTTACCGAAAATCGTATTTTCTTGCCAATAAGGGGTTTAATTCAATTATGAATATTACCGGGGGCGATGATGATTTGTATGTTAACCGCCATGCAACGGCAGCCATAACCCGTGTTTGTACTGATGTAAATGCAATAGTTTATTCGCAACCAAAGAAAACGGTGCATGATTTTTTAGCACAAAAGAAACGCCACTTGTATGCCGGAAAAAAATATCGATTGAAACATAAGTTTCTTTTAGGACTGTTTATGGGCACACAGATTTTCGTCTGGTTAACAGCATTTGTGTTGCTGGGTTTTGGCATACAACCTGTTACAGTTGCCGCTTTGCTGTTGGTGCGGTTGTTCATGCTGGGATTGCTTACACACCGTGCGGGGTTACGCTTCGGAGACCCGTTTCCGGGCTATGCCGTTGCGATTTTAGATATTCTTTTTGCCTTTTATTATCTTTCAACGGCACCGGTGGCATTGATTTCAAAACGTGTAAAATGGAAGAATTAG
- the rsmG gene encoding 16S rRNA (guanine(527)-N(7))-methyltransferase RsmG — protein sequence MEIRLHNAAVIFHYFPELSEKQKAQFNSLYDLYAEWNEKINVISRKDIDNLYIHHVLHSLGIAKVISFKPGARILDVGTGGGFPGIPLAILFPQVQFDLVDSIGKKITVVNTVAKALDLKNVRGVQTRAEQVTGSYDFVVSRAVTRLKEFYGWVHKKINWQSVHQLKNGILYLKGGDLESELTELNRPSTVYPLRDFFKEEFFETKKVVYVPVNH from the coding sequence ATTGAAATACGTTTGCACAACGCGGCCGTCATATTTCATTATTTTCCGGAGCTTTCCGAAAAGCAAAAGGCACAATTCAACAGCCTTTATGATTTATATGCAGAGTGGAACGAAAAAATTAATGTCATTTCCCGCAAGGATATTGATAACCTCTACATCCACCATGTTCTGCATTCGCTGGGCATTGCCAAAGTTATTTCGTTTAAACCGGGAGCCCGTATTCTCGATGTAGGTACCGGTGGAGGATTTCCCGGTATACCGCTTGCCATTCTGTTTCCGCAGGTGCAGTTTGATTTGGTCGACTCTATCGGAAAAAAAATTACCGTGGTCAATACTGTAGCAAAAGCACTTGATTTGAAAAATGTCCGGGGCGTACAAACAAGGGCTGAGCAGGTAACCGGCAGTTATGATTTTGTGGTAAGCCGGGCCGTAACCCGGTTAAAGGAATTTTACGGATGGGTGCATAAAAAAATAAACTGGCAATCCGTTCATCAACTGAAGAACGGAATACTTTACCTGAAAGGTGGCGACCTGGAAAGTGAATTAACCGAATTGAATAGACCAAGCACGGTGTATCCGCTTCGTGATTTTTTTAAAGAAGAGTTTTTTGAAACCAAGAAAGTAGTGTATGTGCCGGTTAACCATTAA